The Primulina eburnea isolate SZY01 chromosome 6, ASM2296580v1, whole genome shotgun sequence genome contains a region encoding:
- the LOC140833719 gene encoding protein indeterminate-domain 12-like isoform X2 — translation MSNSTCVSEEDSVSSGHRVQNFGFSNSVFMNNSILTNQEPLKMKKKKKRNLPGNPDPEAEVIALSPRTLLATNRYVCEVCKKGFQRDQNLQLHRRGHNLPWKLKQRNSKEVNKKKAYVCPETTCVHHHPSRALGDLTGIKKHYSRKHGEKKWKCDKCSKIYAVQSDWKAHSKTCGTREYKCDCGTIFSRKDSFITHRAFCDALAQESARLSAATLPPPNHHHPLHFHNLEHHEPLVQHPPLLPLASHNCHIPLNSWDPPPQNPDSNPFIKPETLYIPFSSPLYQEQNLMTSPLENFHVSFSGSLSATSLLQKAATMGATLGHLGSNMAHLDMMHMHHAVAAPGIWHNNDNVTRDFLGLKEDQCGGGDGGNGGACNRNAREILSFTNGGELVAYDHDRALLKHQGFGFSETYSGTWGNS, via the exons ATGTCCAATTCGACCTGTGTTTCTGAGGAAGATAGTGTTTCATCTGGCCATAGGGTTCAAAATTTTGGTTTCTCAAATTCTGTGTTCATGAATAATTCTATTCTAACCAATCAAGAACCACtgaagatgaagaagaagaagaagagaaaCCTTCCGGGAAATCCag ATCCTGAAGCAGAAGTAATCGCATTGTCTCCAAGAACCCTTTTGGCTACTAACAGATATGTTTGTGAGGTGTGCAAAAAGGGTTTCCAGAGAGATCAAAATCTTCAGCTTCACAGAAGAGGACACAATCTTCCATGGAAACTGAAGCAGAGAAACAGCAAAGAAGTTAACAAGAAGAAAGCCTATGTTTGCCCTGAGACTACATGTGTTCATCACCATCCTTCGAGGGCTTTAGGTGATTTGACAGGAATCAAGAAACATTATTCCAGGAAACATGGGGAGAAGAAATGGAAATGTGACAAATGTTCCAAGATCTATGCTGTTCAATCAGATTGGAAAGCACATTCTAAAACTTGTGGAACTAGAGAATACAAGTGTGATTGTGGAACCATTTTCTCCAG GAAGGATAGTTTCATAACCCACAGGGCATTTTGTGATGCTTTAGCTCAAGAAAGCGCCAGGCTCTCTGCTGCCACCTTGCCACCACCAAATCACCACCACCCCCTACATTTCCATAATTTAGAGCACCACGAACCGCTAGTGCAGCACCCGCCTCTCCTCCCATTGGCTTCGCACAACTGCCACATTCCCCTAAACTCCTGGGATCCACCACCCCAGAACCCCGACTCCAATCCCTTCATCAAACCTGAAACCCTCTACATTCCCTTCTCTTCACCACTCTACCAAGAACAAAATCTTATGACGTCCCCATTGGAGAACTTTCATGTCAGTTTCTCCGGCAGCCTCTCAGCCACCTCACTCCTCCAGAAGGCGGCCACGATGGGGGCCACCTTGGGTCATCTGGGCTCCAACATGGCTCACCTGGACATGATGCATATGCATCACGCTGTGGCAGCACCAGGGATTTGGCACAACAATGATAATGTGACAAGGGATTTTCTGGGGCTGAAGGAAGATCAATGCGGCGGAGGAGATGGTGGCAATGGCGGGGCATGCAATAGGAATGCGAGGGAAATACTATCCTTCACGAACGGTGGAGAATTAGTGGCATATGATCATGATcgtgcattgttgaagcatcaAGGGTTTGGATTTTCTGAAACCTACTCGGGAACATGGGGAAATAGTTGA
- the LOC140833719 gene encoding protein indeterminate-domain 12-like isoform X1, with protein MFLAAMSNSTCVSEEDSVSSGHRVQNFGFSNSVFMNNSILTNQEPLKMKKKKKRNLPGNPDPEAEVIALSPRTLLATNRYVCEVCKKGFQRDQNLQLHRRGHNLPWKLKQRNSKEVNKKKAYVCPETTCVHHHPSRALGDLTGIKKHYSRKHGEKKWKCDKCSKIYAVQSDWKAHSKTCGTREYKCDCGTIFSRKDSFITHRAFCDALAQESARLSAATLPPPNHHHPLHFHNLEHHEPLVQHPPLLPLASHNCHIPLNSWDPPPQNPDSNPFIKPETLYIPFSSPLYQEQNLMTSPLENFHVSFSGSLSATSLLQKAATMGATLGHLGSNMAHLDMMHMHHAVAAPGIWHNNDNVTRDFLGLKEDQCGGGDGGNGGACNRNAREILSFTNGGELVAYDHDRALLKHQGFGFSETYSGTWGNS; from the exons ATGTTTCTTGCAGCGATGTCCAATTCGACCTGTGTTTCTGAGGAAGATAGTGTTTCATCTGGCCATAGGGTTCAAAATTTTGGTTTCTCAAATTCTGTGTTCATGAATAATTCTATTCTAACCAATCAAGAACCACtgaagatgaagaagaagaagaagagaaaCCTTCCGGGAAATCCag ATCCTGAAGCAGAAGTAATCGCATTGTCTCCAAGAACCCTTTTGGCTACTAACAGATATGTTTGTGAGGTGTGCAAAAAGGGTTTCCAGAGAGATCAAAATCTTCAGCTTCACAGAAGAGGACACAATCTTCCATGGAAACTGAAGCAGAGAAACAGCAAAGAAGTTAACAAGAAGAAAGCCTATGTTTGCCCTGAGACTACATGTGTTCATCACCATCCTTCGAGGGCTTTAGGTGATTTGACAGGAATCAAGAAACATTATTCCAGGAAACATGGGGAGAAGAAATGGAAATGTGACAAATGTTCCAAGATCTATGCTGTTCAATCAGATTGGAAAGCACATTCTAAAACTTGTGGAACTAGAGAATACAAGTGTGATTGTGGAACCATTTTCTCCAG GAAGGATAGTTTCATAACCCACAGGGCATTTTGTGATGCTTTAGCTCAAGAAAGCGCCAGGCTCTCTGCTGCCACCTTGCCACCACCAAATCACCACCACCCCCTACATTTCCATAATTTAGAGCACCACGAACCGCTAGTGCAGCACCCGCCTCTCCTCCCATTGGCTTCGCACAACTGCCACATTCCCCTAAACTCCTGGGATCCACCACCCCAGAACCCCGACTCCAATCCCTTCATCAAACCTGAAACCCTCTACATTCCCTTCTCTTCACCACTCTACCAAGAACAAAATCTTATGACGTCCCCATTGGAGAACTTTCATGTCAGTTTCTCCGGCAGCCTCTCAGCCACCTCACTCCTCCAGAAGGCGGCCACGATGGGGGCCACCTTGGGTCATCTGGGCTCCAACATGGCTCACCTGGACATGATGCATATGCATCACGCTGTGGCAGCACCAGGGATTTGGCACAACAATGATAATGTGACAAGGGATTTTCTGGGGCTGAAGGAAGATCAATGCGGCGGAGGAGATGGTGGCAATGGCGGGGCATGCAATAGGAATGCGAGGGAAATACTATCCTTCACGAACGGTGGAGAATTAGTGGCATATGATCATGATcgtgcattgttgaagcatcaAGGGTTTGGATTTTCTGAAACCTACTCGGGAACATGGGGAAATAGTTGA
- the LOC140833720 gene encoding heat stress transcription factor A-7a-like, whose protein sequence is MDPTSFSGKEEYPPWQQAISDRGQPRATEGLHELGPPPFLTKTYDMVDDQKTNHIVSWSRGGQSFVVWDPHSFCTSVLPNYFKHNNFSSFVRQLNTYGFRKIDPDKWEFANEAFLGTQKHLLKNIIRRRKAPSQSLPPQQDQAEPSCVVEVGSFGVDVEIDRLRCDKHVLMMELVKLRQQQQNTRAYLQHIEFKLQGTERKQQQMMSFLAIAMQNPEFIHQLVQLKEKRKELEEAVSKKRHRPIEYGESSRTNRGKNPIKPEPLEFGESVPYNYQVSELEALALEMQGFGKAKWEQEDGDEEERELTQLGSYDKELDDGFWEELLNERLDQELLGGSVGVLGLEPQMMLCFWDKKTF, encoded by the exons ATGGACCCGACGAGCTTTTCAGGCAAAGAAGAGTATCCGCCATGGCAGCAGGCAATCAGTGATCGGGGGCAGCCTCGGGCGACAGAAGGGTTGCATGAGCTGGGTCCGCCGCCGTTCCTGACGAAGACATATGATATGGTGGATGATCAGAAGACGAATCACATAGTTTCGTGGAGCAGAGGAGGTCAAAGCTTCGTTGTTTGGGATCCTCACTCGTTTTGCACAAGTGTTCTTCCCAATTACTTTAAGCACAACAATTTCTCCAGCTTTGTTAGACAGCTTAATACCTAT GGCTTCAGAAAGATCGATCCGGACAAATGGGAATTCGCAAACGAGGCATTTCTTGGAACCCAAAAGCATCTTCTGAAGAACATAATTAGGAGAAGAAAAGCACCCTCTCAATCTCTTCCCCCACAGCAAGATCAAGCTGAACCATCATGTGTCGTCGAAGTCGGAAGTTTCGGAGTAGATGTGGAAATTGATCGATTGAGATGTGATAAGCATGTGTTGATGATGGAACTTGTGAAGCTTAGGCAGCAGCAACAGAACACTAGAGCTTACCTTCAGCACATTGAGTTCAAGCTACAAGGAACGGAGAGGAAGCAGCAGCAAATGATGAGTTTCTTGGCAATAGCAATGCAGAATCCTGAATTTATTCATCAATTAGTCCAGCTTAAGGAGAAGAGAAAAGAACTCGAAGAAGCTGTTTCTAAGAAGAGGCATAGACCGATCGAATATGGTGAATCAAGCCGAACCAACAGAGGGAAGAATCCCATCAAGCCGGAACCATTAGAATTTGGTGAGTCTGTTCCATATAACTACCAGGTGTCTGAGTTGGAGGCACTTGCTTTGGAGATGCAGGGGTTCGGCAAGGCAAAATGGGAACAGGAAGATGGAGACGAAGAAGAACGGGAACTTACCCAATTAGGGAGTTATGATAAAGAACTGGACGATGGTTTTTGGGAAGAGTTACTGAATGAAAGATTAGACCAAGAACTTCTTGGCGGATCGGTCGGGGTTCTTGGGTTGGAGCCCCAAATGATGCTGTGTTTTTGGGACAAAAAAACTTTTTAG